The DNA segment GGCCAAGTGGGTCTACCAGATGACCCCCCATGACGAGTGGGACTTTGACGGCGTGAACGAGATGATCCTCACGGATCAGCAGTTCGACGGCAAGCCGCGCAAGCTCCTCACCCATTTCGACCGTAACGGCTTCGGCTACACCTTGGATCGCGTGACCGGCGAGCTTCTTGTCGCCGAGAAGTTCGATCCGGCGGTGAACTGGGCCACCAAGGTCGACATGGACAAGAACAGCCCGACCTATGGTCGTCCGCTGGTCGTCGCCAAGTACTCGACGCAGGATGGTGGCGAGGACGTGAACACCAAGGGCATCTGCCCGGCGGCTCTGGGTACCAAGGACCAGCAGCCGGCGTCGTATTCGCCCAAGACCAACCTGTTCTACGTGCCCACCAACCACGTCTGCATGGACTACGAGCCGTTCCGCGTCAGCTATACGGCGGGCCAGCCCTATGTCGGTGCGACGCTGTCGATGTTCCCCGCGCCGAACAGCCATGGCGGCATGGGCAACTTCATCGCCTGGGACAACACCAAGGGCAAGATCGTCTGGTCGCTGCCTGAGCCGTTCTCGGTGTGGTCTGGTGCACTCGCCACTGCGGGCGACGTGGTCTTCTACGGCACCCTCGAGGGCTACCTGAAGGCGGTTGACGCCAAGACGGGCAAGGAACTCTACAAGTTCAAGACCCCGTCGGGCATCATCGGCAACGTCACCACCTATACGCATGACGGCAAGCAGTACATCGCCATCCTGTCGGGCGTCGGTGGATGGGCGGGTATCGGCCTCGCGGCTGGCCTGACCGACCCGAACGCCGGTCTCGGTGCGGTGGGCGGCTATGCGGCTCTGTCGAGCTACACCAACCTGGGTGGTCAGCTCACGGTGTTCGCGCTGCCGAACTGAGGACGTGCCTGGAGGGTGCTCCCTGAACGGGAGCGTCTTTCCGATGCAGTAGGGGGCCTGGCCGCCGGCTTGTCCGGTGCGCCGGGCCCCGCTGTCTCGGGGCACTTAAGTTTATGAAATTCTTACAACAATTCCGAGCTTTGGCGCGTTCTGTTGCCATGTGACCGGCTGGTGCCGGCCTAGCCGAACCCCGGCATTCCGGTGGCCTGAGGAGACTGATCGATGAAGAACCTTGTTCGCGGATGGCGTGCCTCCGGCATTCTGCCGGCATCTGCTGGTGTGTCGGCCCTGGTCCTCGCGGCCACTCTCGCGATGCCGATTGCATCCCACGCCGAGGACGCGACCGCGACCGCGCCGGCTGCGGAACCCGTGGTGAAGGAAAAGGATGATCTGGGCAAGTACACGCTGCCGGATGGCTCGCCGACTTACAATATCGGCAAGGACGGGACGGTCGACTGGTACACCTACAGCGGATATCGCCGCTACCATGCCGAGTGCCATGTCTGTCACGGCCCCGATGGCATGGGCTCGTCCTACGCGCCGGCGCTGGCGGAGTCGCTGAAGAGGCTGAGCTACGAGCAGTTCATGGAGATCGTCGTCAACGGCAAGAAGAACGTCGGCGTCGGAACGGCGGATCAGGTCATGCCCGCCTTCGGCCAGAACAACAATGTCATGTGCTATCTCGATGACATCTACATCTACCTGAAGGCACGTGCCGACGGTGCTCTTGGTCGTGTCCGGCCGAGCAGCCGTGAGGACAAGCTCAAGGCGTATACCGACAATGAAAACCAGTGCTTCGGACGACCGAGCTGAGGGCGCGGCGATGTTCGCGCACGCCCCATCGCGGTGGGGCTTCCCGGTGGTGGCGGGTCTGATCGTCGCCTCACTTGGGTTCGCCGTGCCGGTACAGGCTCAGGTGTCGGATCTCGTGGACCGCTCGACGCTGCGCGTCTGCGCGGATCCAGCGAACATGCCCTTCACCAATGAGGAGGGGGCAGGCTTCGAGAACAAGATCGCCGAGCTGCTGGCCAGCAAGCTTGGTCTGACGCTCGACTACACCTGGTTTCCTCAGGCCACCGGCTTCTACCGGATGACGCTGGCGTCGAAGCGCTGCGATGTGGTGATGGGCTATGTGGCGGGTGGCGATCCGGTGCTCAACACCAACCCCTATTATCGCTCAGCCTGGGTCTTGGTGACGAAGAAGGATGGCGACCTCGCGGGAGTCGACACGCTGGAGGATCCGCGGCTCAAGGGCCGGCATATCGGTGTCATTGCCGGTACGCCGCCTGCGGATCTGCTGGCCCGAAACGGGTTGATGGCCGGCGCACGGCCTTATTCCTTCATGGTCGATCGGCGTTTCGACAGTCCTGCGGAGACGATGATCTCCGACATCGATGACGGCACGATCGACGCCGGCATCCTGTGGGGACCGATCGGGGGCTATTTCGCCAAAGCGTCCGACGTGCCGTTGGTCGTGGTTCCGTTGGTGAAAGAGAAGGGCGACCCCTCGCTGATCTATCGAATTACCTTCGGAATCAGGCCCGGTGAGCTGAACTGGAAGCACCAGCTCAACGGTTTCATCACCGAGGAGCAGGAGGCCATCAACCGCATTCTCGCGGAATACGGCGTTCCGCTGCTCGATTCCCAGAACCGACCGATCGAGCCAGCACCTTAAGTGAGGGTGGTGGCGGGAGAGGCAGCATGAGTCCGCACCACGAACCGCCACTGACGCGCCTCGCCTGGATCGGAATGGCGGGCCTCGCACTGGTCCTGGTCGCCATGTCGCCCGTCGCCGGCCAAGTGGCGGCGAATGTCGCGGTGCCCGAGCCCGACGGCTACCGGATGGAGAATTACCGCGCTCCCACGCCGGCAAGCCTGCGGGGCGCGCAGGTTGTCGATACGGCGCAGGCCCATCGCCTGTGGAATGACAAGGCGGCCGTCTTCGTCGATGTGATGCCTCGCGACGTGAAGCCGCCCAATCTGCCGGCTGGCACGATCTGGCGTGACAAGAAGCGCGAGGACGTGCCGGGCAGCGTCTGGCTTCCAAATGTCGGCTACGGCGTTCTGAACGCCGAGATGGATAGTTATTTCCGGCGCGGCCTCGCGGGCATCACCGAGGGCCGAAAAGATGCGCCTCTGGTGTTCTACTGCAAGACCGATTGCTGGATGAGCTGGAACGCCGCCAAGCGGGCGATGGAATACGGCTACGCCAACATCACCTGGTATCCTGGCGGCAGCGACGGTTGGGCGGAAGCCGGGTTACCGCTGGAAGTGGCCAAACCCGTCGAGTGAGAATGCCCGTCCATTTCGTGCCCTGATCGTCTGCGGGAGATGCGGTGAGCGGGCCAAGCGCCTCACTGAACACCTGACCAAGCGGATCTCTCTCACACTTGTGGATTTGGGAGCGGCTGGCTTTTCGGCCATCCCGGTGCCGGAACCGGTTCCATGTCGGTCGGCTCCCTGCGTACAGGCTCCCGATCGCGCTACGTCCCGCCCGCGTGGCGTCCGCGATTCTCGCCAGGGCGAGTTGTCGAGACGTCGGTGTTTGTCATGGCGAGCGGGGAGTCCTCGCTTGCCACGGGCCTCTATCGCCAACCGGCACGGCGGATGCCGGCGAACCCCCGCCGCCGCTGCCTTATTCCATCACATTCTGGATCGACCGTGACAGCGCGAAGATGCGCTGTTCCAGTATCACCGGACTCTCACAGACGGCTGTCACGGCCTGATTGCGTGCATCGTAGATGCGCGTGTCCCAAAGAACCTTCTTCTCGAGTTCGGCGGTCTTCGCCTTGTCGTCGTCGGAGGTCGCGGCCTTTTTGGCCTTGGCGAGCGAGAGGCTCTCTTCCTTGATGCGCTTGGCGAGGTCGATCTGATGCTGGGAGTAGCGCTCGATGCCGGAAAGGATGCGGCTGCGCAGCGTGTTGATCTCATCGAACACACCGGCGAAGAGCAACGTCAGGCGCGTCTTCTTGTTGGCGCCGGCGTCGGCGGCGAAGGCGTCGATCAGGGTATCGGCCTCGTCCATTGGCGTGCGGCGCGCGGCGATGATCGGCACCAGTTCCGAGATCTGTGGGTCCGACCGCCAGTTGAGATTTTCAATCGGCGGCCCTGCCCACATTTGCGCGGCGGCAAGGGTGGGCACCTTGGGCTGGATGCAGGGCCAGAGCGGATCGGAACTGCTGGCGGCGAGGGTGGGGGAGGCGGTGGCTAGAAGCGCGAGTGCCCCGATCAGGCGAAGCGGGACATGGCGTGGATGGCGGGGTGTGCGGGCTGGCATCTGGGCGTCCTCGAAAGCGATCTGGTTTTGGTTGTTTTTCTGGCTGTTGATGACCGGTCGTGTGCGTCGGGCCTATTTGGCGTTGTCAGGCCCGCCGCGCCGGGTCATCACCCCAGCGGAGGGATCGTAGGCGAAAATTGCCGCGCCAAGGAAGACCAGAGCGCAGCCGGAAACGACCGCCGCCGCAAGTGGCTCGAACTGGCCGTAAAGTGAGAAGCGTATCAGCTCAACCGCATAGCTGAAGGGATTGAGCGTGCAGATCCACCACAGCACCAGGCTGCTCTCCTGCACCCGCCACAGCGGATAGAGCGCGGAGGAGGCGAAGAACATCGGGAAGATGACGAAGTTCATCACGCTCGCGAAGTTCTCCATCTGTCGGAACATCGACGACATCAGCAACCCCATCGCGCCGAGCATCAGGCCTGAAAGCATGAGCGCGGGAAGTACGGTCAGGTAGCCGATGGGAGGAATCTCGACCTCCCAGAACCAGGCGACGAACAGGAAGGCGTAGACCTGCAGCAGCGATACGCAGATGCCGGCTATGAGTTTTGAGGCCAGCAGGAACCAGCGCGGATAGGGGCTGACGAGAAGTATCCGCATCGCGCCGACCTCACGGTCGTAGACCATGGACAGCGAGGACTGCAGGCCGTTGAAAAGCTGGATCATCGCCACCAGACCGGGCGTCACATAGACCTCGTAGAGCACGTAGGTCTCATAGGGCGGGATGATCGAGACCCCCAGCACCGAGCGGAAGCCGGCGGCGAAGATGAACAGCCACACCAGCGGGCGCACCAGCGCCGAGAGGAACCGGCTGCGCTGGTTGAGGAAGCGCAGACCCTCCCGCCAGCAGATGCCGGCGAGGCAGATGAGATAGCCCGAAGGAGGGAGGCGGAAGCGATCACCGGGATTGCTCATATCGCCCCGCCCGCCTGTTCGCCGACCAGAGCCAGAAACGCGGCGGAGAGCGAGGAAGCCTCCACCATGGCCGAGACCTCATCGAACGTTCCCTCGGCCCGCACCTTGCCGCGATGAAGCACGACAACCCGGTCGCCGGGCATAATCTCCTCGATGATGTGGGTTGCCCACAGCACGCCTATGCCGTCATCGGAAACCAGCGAGCGGACCTGCTCAAGGAGCGCGGCGCGCGAGGCAATGTCGAGGCCAACGGTGGGTTCGTCGAGCAGCAGCAGCCGGGGGCGATGGATCAAGGCACGGGCAATCTCGACCCGGCGCATCTGCCCACCGGAAAGCGTTCGCACCTTGTCGCGGGCGCGATCGGCGAGGCCGGCTCGCGCCAGCACCTCCATCGCTCGCTGGCGCCCCTTGGCGAAGCCGATGCCGTGCAGGGTGGCGTGATAGAGCAGATTTTGCAGCACGCTCAGTTCGAGATCGAGCGTGCGCGCCTGAAAAACCACGCCCAGCTGGCTGAGGGCCGCGGCGGCTTGCAACCGGACGTCGCGGCCCAGCACCTCGATCGAGCCACTGCGGTTGTCGTAGAGCCGGGTGACAAGCGAGAACAGCGTCGTCTTGCCTGCACCATTGGGGCCGAGCAGTGCCGTGAAGCTGCCTGCCGGCACGCGCAGCGTCACGTCGTCGAG comes from the Ancylobacter pratisalsi genome and includes:
- a CDS encoding c-type cytochrome, methanol metabolism-related, with amino-acid sequence MKNLVRGWRASGILPASAGVSALVLAATLAMPIASHAEDATATAPAAEPVVKEKDDLGKYTLPDGSPTYNIGKDGTVDWYTYSGYRRYHAECHVCHGPDGMGSSYAPALAESLKRLSYEQFMEIVVNGKKNVGVGTADQVMPAFGQNNNVMCYLDDIYIYLKARADGALGRVRPSSREDKLKAYTDNENQCFGRPS
- a CDS encoding quinoprotein dehydrogenase-associated putative ABC transporter substrate-binding protein, producing the protein MFAHAPSRWGFPVVAGLIVASLGFAVPVQAQVSDLVDRSTLRVCADPANMPFTNEEGAGFENKIAELLASKLGLTLDYTWFPQATGFYRMTLASKRCDVVMGYVAGGDPVLNTNPYYRSAWVLVTKKDGDLAGVDTLEDPRLKGRHIGVIAGTPPADLLARNGLMAGARPYSFMVDRRFDSPAETMISDIDDGTIDAGILWGPIGGYFAKASDVPLVVVPLVKEKGDPSLIYRITFGIRPGELNWKHQLNGFITEEQEAINRILAEYGVPLLDSQNRPIEPAP
- a CDS encoding PQQ-dependent catabolism-associated CXXCW motif protein codes for the protein MSPHHEPPLTRLAWIGMAGLALVLVAMSPVAGQVAANVAVPEPDGYRMENYRAPTPASLRGAQVVDTAQAHRLWNDKAAVFVDVMPRDVKPPNLPAGTIWRDKKREDVPGSVWLPNVGYGVLNAEMDSYFRRGLAGITEGRKDAPLVFYCKTDCWMSWNAAKRAMEYGYANITWYPGGSDGWAEAGLPLEVAKPVE
- a CDS encoding ABC transporter permease; the protein is MSNPGDRFRLPPSGYLICLAGICWREGLRFLNQRSRFLSALVRPLVWLFIFAAGFRSVLGVSIIPPYETYVLYEVYVTPGLVAMIQLFNGLQSSLSMVYDREVGAMRILLVSPYPRWFLLASKLIAGICVSLLQVYAFLFVAWFWEVEIPPIGYLTVLPALMLSGLMLGAMGLLMSSMFRQMENFASVMNFVIFPMFFASSALYPLWRVQESSLVLWWICTLNPFSYAVELIRFSLYGQFEPLAAAVVSGCALVFLGAAIFAYDPSAGVMTRRGGPDNAK
- a CDS encoding ABC transporter ATP-binding protein; translated protein: MTAVPTTPPLDASPPARVPALAVSGVTHRFGDRKALDDVTLRVPAGSFTALLGPNGAGKTTLFSLVTRLYDNRSGSIEVLGRDVRLQAAAALSQLGVVFQARTLDLELSVLQNLLYHATLHGIGFAKGRQRAMEVLARAGLADRARDKVRTLSGGQMRRVEIARALIHRPRLLLLDEPTVGLDIASRAALLEQVRSLVSDDGIGVLWATHIIEEIMPGDRVVVLHRGKVRAEGTFDEVSAMVEASSLSAAFLALVGEQAGGAI